In one Grus americana isolate bGruAme1 chromosome 1, bGruAme1.mat, whole genome shotgun sequence genomic region, the following are encoded:
- the KCNE1 gene encoding potassium voltage-gated channel subfamily E member 1 — MLVLSNNTALNSFLSKLLQDYLEQMNSSAPSQVQSASSNLEIVYVLLLVGLFGFFTVGVMLTNILSRRLEDSHDPYNTYIATDIWHKKDREYFQAKLTENYKLCCVFENRLAVEQPSTQIPEAKSS; from the coding sequence ATGTTGGTGCTGTCTAACAACACAGCCCTGAATTCATTCCTCTCCAAGCTGCTTCAAGACTACCTGGAGCAGATGAATAGCTCTGCACCTTCCCAGGTCCAAAGTGCCAGCAGCAACCTGGAAATCGTCTACGTGCTGCTGCTGGTCGGCCTCTTTGGCTTCTTCACAGTGGGAGTCATGCTGACCAACATCCtcagcaggaggctggaggaCTCCCACGACCCCTACAACACCTACATTGCCACAGACATTTGGCACAAGAAGGACAGGGAGTATTTTCAAGCCAAGCTCACAGAAAATTACAAGCTGTGCTGTGTCTTTGAAAACAGGCTGGCCGTGGAGCAGCCAAGCACGCAGATTCCTGAGGCGAAGTCTTCCTAG